The Rhopalosiphum maidis isolate BTI-1 chromosome 2, ASM367621v3, whole genome shotgun sequence genome segment GTAATTTTCATTTCCCCCCCTTGTAAATAccaattaaaagttaattacaGAATAGAATGCGAATCACCttgtaagttaatttttaattgaaaaaaaatggaagTCCATGGTCactatattcttttataagtgtttgtagttaaaattttgaaaaattaatttttactaacattttaaattcatattcaatatttattcaatattaattatttatccttAAATGGTAATTAATCAGTAATTTACAGTCAGTAAATACTGGAAACGTTCACCGTTTcaacgtttatattatcatttttaatatatgataaaatttaaaaatgtgttaactGTTTTtgaggtatttatattttatatatgtatgacaaattttcaattttttttagtttgttttctataaatattaataaaagtttccTCACAAATCATCTCGAAATTATGCAaagataattacttttatacacattttaagttcaaatttgactgaaattacttatttaaacaataaataacgtttttaactaatatatgttataattcaaaaacattatttgtaggaacttaaaaatgttaacgtacattatgaattttactaaatgCAATGAATGAATAACatgttaattgattttaagatATAGGTgacctacctatttataatatgaacttaTTCGCACTTTTTTACGGTCAGGTGATGGTATTgactaaatagttaataacgcaataatataataatatgtagtataaatatatattgttataataattattaagtattaataataaaataaatgcaacttTAAAGCAATAGTCAAATCGACCGACCGCAATACTAATATCgaaaaccataataaatatcatgaaatgtacttattatagtgACGTGTTATCACGTGAAAAGGACTGTTTCCGTTCAGAATAGgttttttgtatacctatacaatggttatattattgaattcaaatttaacacagcCGTTACTGTGACCCACTGTACACCCAATGTACATCAGAGCGGTACCcatttttcactatttttgTGTTCGCATGCGTTACATAATATCACCTGCTCACCtgttttttatgcatttcTATCTTATTCTTGTCTCGGAACGGTTCTGCGTTGTTGGCCATTACGAACAGCACGACACCTATCGCCCACACATCCACGAGCACCGGGTTGTAAGGTTGTTTTCCTGACAATAGCTCGGGCGATGAGTAGGTGATCGTGCCGCACGGCGTGTCCGCGCCAGGATTACGTCCCCGGTCAACGAACCTGGCGAACCCGAAGTCGGCTATACGCACGTTGTAGTTGTGCGTAAGTAGTATGTTCTCGCACTTCAGGTCCCTGTGGACTACGCCCATCCTGTGCATGTACATGAACGCATACAAGATCTGCATAAACCATGATCGAATTTGCGGCTCCTCCAAGGTCTTGTTTTGGAGGTATGTGAACAGGTCACCGTTCGCCGCGTACTCCATGTTTATGAAGACCTTGTATCCGTTCTGCAGTATGCTGTACACCTGCGGAAAAGGACACACTTTCAACGCATGTTGGAAATaccgaaaataaatatttttatgtactgaAATAAGTCCACCGTCCATGTATAAGTggtctaattattataaacataacttTTTTTCCAATGTGTTTGAAATACgattttggaaaattatttcTGAGAgtcaaaattactataatatatgtagttcataatttatttttgtttatccaaaataaaatacacatattatgaccaatacgattattatttacgtgttTCTATGATAAATCTAAGATATCTATAgctaatgtatttaaatattttaaaagttgaatCATCTATTTATGTTCATCGAGTagtcaaataatgttttaggtTTAAAGTTTTGGCACGAGTATATGGTGAaacttattgtataatgtccctagagtaatacaaataagtgtacaatattttcaataaattcgtGACATGGCAAcaataaaaaggaaaaaaaaacgaaaatctaTGCTTTTAAAATTCTGCCGGTTGTCTAAACAGGactttgataaaaatgaaatctttaaaatgtCGACAGAAAACTTTTAAACGCAAATAGTTTCCAAAACTCATCTTTAACGTCGTTAATTCTCAGAAAAAATTCTTTTGTTTCTTGTAACTTATTTCTCTTTACTGAGTTCATGACTAAGAATTATCATTTAGGATCTGACTGTGGACAACATCAAAAGAAATAATACGATGGATCATCTGAGAAACCTCTAAAGATTGTGCTTGAAAAGagctgttttataatttactaaagaTTATGAGATATGATATACACCTCAGTATTGaatatcagtatattattactctaGGAACACATTTCGTATGTTgacataatacatgtatttataattctcttttggattattaaaaaacgtgacaattatactgtatattgtacttttatactctttacattttaatattattgtcataaatataatatatgtattttatatattataaactttcattttttaaagaaaaattatttcatttttagtaaaataaactatttttttttttgccttaCGGCATTGTGACCGAATTCaacgaaaacaaatatattttatgtaatcttGGTGATGCACAAAAGATATTCGTACgtgacaaaaaattatatggctatattttttttttattctatgaaATAGTGCCTTTTAAAtcgataatactaaaaatgtgtttttgacAAAACATTTACTGTAAGCAGTGTAAGCTATACGATTTTCTATACTACGGGTTTAACTtaacactaaaaatgtttactttgaAGTGTTATTCGCTTTTCATTATTGCGTAGGTCTGTTTCTAACTAGAGGATTTCATGTttgtaaattactttattccaataatgtgttttatttgtgAATGACAAAGTTATTTGgtggaatttaataataactatctatATGTTTGACAGACACTAGTGTGGGTTGGTTTTCGGAGCACGCTAAATAAAgttcacattttattatacgagatacatatgtatattttaactgtaaGTACCACTGGTGCGaatttacatttcataaataaaaacaaatttgtaatGCATAAAAATGAGTAGGTAACgaaaattgtgtttaatgaAGTGATATAGCTTCCTATAATATcactaggtatatttttaaaacttaaaaatcattgtatataaattcatcACGTGTGATAATGTACTGTAGATACTTTTTAAAGTCTATTAGACAAACAAATTTaagattgaatataataataattattattattacgcttCGTGTAATACACCTATTTCATACTTGCCTGCACAATATACGGATGCTTCAGTTTGACCAACATATCAAGTTCACGAGGCAAGAATTTCTCCGCGAACTTAGCGGAAACGCGGTTCTTGTTTATCACTTTTGTTGCGATCGTCATTGTATTTTCGTCTTCAGGATTTCCAAATTTGACTAAGTAAACTTTGGCAAACGCTCCTTCGccaatttttttccatactGTGAGATTATGTCTTCTTAGAAAAGATGTGTCCGATGTTACTATCATTCTTAAGTCTGAATGTGTAAAATGTGTTAATGTGTAATCTAAATTGTCTCTGTAAATCGTGTGCCGTGTAAGTTTGTGTgagttgtaattattaaatacgagATAAACACTTAATATAGTTGCTATGGTAagataattgtaaaatgttttacatacaatgaatggttttgatttttttaaacgtggCATGCTATTGTTCTACCTAACATCTACAAACTACAAAAGAATACATAAAGTACATGCCTTCTTGTTGTCTGTATTTTTAAGCATCAAAATTTAAGGAAACGTGACGCTATTATACGTATCAGGTCAAACgtgatttgaattaaaaaattacgctTATAGTAAAGAGATTTCAATCAAAATAAGctgtgtaaaattattaaaaataatgtatatactaggtattttgaatttctatagtttgattttataataattgttccatacttatttaataaaaacccgATACCTTATAACTCTTAacggaaatataaatatatatagaattaaaaaatattcttatgacACTGTCCATgtcaaatttaacaataccAGTAGATTTACTCTAGTTTTCTTAACCTccgtttaatgttatttacataGTTTTTAACTATCATTTAGGTGGTGTTTTGACAGGAGATAAAATACAGATCtaagaaaatacataattataataactattctaTTTTCTTTAGCTATCATAGTGTTGGATATATTCAATACATGTGTGCTAATCGCCTGTATTGttgttaattcataatatgatatgaaattatcaactttttttttaatattaaattctgaacggagtgatgaatgtattgattttacaatgatgtgtgtttatttttaaatttttaaatttttttttgtgtctgtcatcacgttttggagtagtaatagtgttttgatttttgacttcagatCCTCTTTGAAAAGTAAATTCAATCTGGTTGGTACTTTGAGGGGtcgaaagtaaaaaaattccagtagttttcaatagcgtcaggaaaaaccctaaaaaagtaacggaaaaacggaaatttttacgcattacgcatcaattttcaaaatatttagaacttttttaaactatttatagaccattgaaatttttgattttttacatccattatagtgacctactttCCATcactactatacagcagagcgatatccACTTGCccatctattattttttatttttaaagtacaatTTTCATGTTGACTCAATTAACCCAGTAACaattttctgttttataaatactttaatatcaaCGATGGTAACTATGTATTAACACTAATattggtaaatatataaaaataatattaataataagttagctaattaaaaattttataatttgtcttCGAGGTGTTCATCTTTGGGTATATAGTTAGGATTACTTCCTGATAtcatttatacacaaaatttCAGAACCACGAGTGCTGTAGACTCGACTGGACTCTGAATCGCCTATGCACACATACATCAAAACATtcctttttattaataaaaattaaaaaaataataataaccatcttcttaactttaatagttaattctattatttattaaatctgaacctattttatgtttttcgtatttttaaaataatgtttatcacTTTATTCTGTTAAgctaataatgaattaaataaacgtaatttattaccgagtttttacttaattaattagaaCGGATTCTAAAAGTAACAACAACTTAATAGCcgagtataattatttgtaaatactgtaaattgtgtaataataatacagttaaaaAGAACTAGTTTATTCGTTGTGAGTTTTATCATTTAGTTaaagtatagaaatataattcgtgtatcttaataaaagtaataagtaataactaaaaagctatatttattcattaaaactgtttactctgaaatattatgcatgtattatttcaaagcaaaaatcatttaagtacctatcttACTAATAAATCCACGAATGTACGACTAAAAATTCTGCcataacttaaatttgaaaaataaggtaagtttaacaattataaatttaaattcaagcaAATAGGTTTTGAATAAACTTTAAGTGTAAATGGCAATATTCCAGCataataggtttataatatattaagatattaagGTTTGGAAATGAATattggtattaaaattaacttattaaaattttagaattatagaTTCTAAGcgaagtgatgaatgtattaattttacaatgatgtgagtgtgtatatttttttgtctgtcATTTACTTTtggtattgtaaaaataactttaaaagtaaaaatgttcagtactttttttaataatcagaaaaaaataaaaatgtttactgtaaaccagtttttaataaaattgatttctttattttgttataaatcaaaaataaataaccgtaGAAACTTAAAGTTTGCATAAGgtgttaataatatcatcttcCATCAtggcttatttttaaaatttgttgactgtttttgagctatttacaaacaaatgcaatttttaatttataaattatttttttaactgtcaatgaaaattgttttgattggACGAAAacctagtaataataataatttaataaatcctATGTTTCaggaaaaattttaatcaacatgtcgtaatacttatatttttttctcctttATTTGTAATCTACAAATTATACCCACCATTCACGAAGGGAATGTGGTAAAGGAAGGTAATAGTATACTTATTTACGGAAAGTTTTTATATGAGAATTCCattaatgacatattattttatatatttttttaatttttccataTTCTTcaagttagaaaaaaatataacgttgTGTAGATtactatatagctatataaatacaactttttaattatgctCTAAAGAACAATctcttgaataaatatattataaaaaaaaattatattttatttttgtacaataataaattctactcggtataattaaattaaagtattaacatcaaaataatttcatattccctCTGTTTGGTATTAATCTATCACTGATCTACCGTAAatggataacatttttttatgtttataattaagaatttgTGACCACATAAAAGATTTGTGTATGATATTGTAGcaacagttttaatattatataatatacataattaaaaaattccacgaagtatttttgataaatttctaatttccaAGCTGCAATTAcagtaatgttatatatttcaaatttttaaataagtataaaaaaacattttcaaactaaCAATAtgattagattaattttttataatattttgtaatatttgtcttatattttgttgatttttatattttcactattgtttaaataaatatgacccTACAAGAAAATACCCTCAGGAAATTAAGTTGAAAAACgatattgtgttaaattaaCATGGTAACATTATAATGGATACAATACGTGGAAgtggaaaacattttttcgtgATGTACAAAGTAaagaaaatttctaaaaaatgtaaacacatttttaataatttatctattattttaataattatgatgttaccatataatacgaatacaatttgaaaaattgtaaaatttgaattctattaattctaaaacttttaaatttctatcgTTACTacattagtttttactttaGAATGCTGATAATTTAGAGAgaagcaaatattttttacctcCATATTATTTAACGTGCTTGCACTTATATAGTTGAATCAATATAAGTAAGTATCTATTAACAcacataaatttagttttgaagTAATTATTCAAGTGGTACATAACTTATAAACATCCTTCTTTGCTCCAAGTCATATTACACAtggtcaaaaaaattattttttttattaaactgatGATAAAATCAACTTTGATAACTAAACTAATTTTGCTACAAGTatcataattttcttaaatactcacatatttacaatttaatgaattgATATTTGTGaactattattgataataattattattcatgaattatttttatcacataaTAGCAAAAATTAATTGGTAGGTATCTATAgagtttattgaatttattattattttttaaagaaaaatataattatttaaatcctaACTCTGTAAATAATCCTCCTTAATAGAtttgagaaaattattaatgaattagacatttttttccatCATACTGAAgttctaattatttaagactaatttcaatttattatttcatactctAAGGTTAAAtgtgtttattgtattatttttttaaaatagtttcaaataactatttatataaatataatttatgtaatacaacCTCacctgtttaaaatttaaattatcattatatagtatagtaaaataaaaaattgatgcgcaaattactttaaatttaaaaattaccaagCTACTAATTGtctgaaataataaacaacaaacaatggtacttataaaattatcacacattttttttttcgtcagctatttaaaatttgatcaaACCTTCGTTATTTTTCACGTTCCAGGCCTTAAGTCAAgggttgtttataaaaatatgatttatgtaaaaagataaatggtttttttgagaaaataattacccatgaaagaataataattcgtaatattatatattaatattgtatttataatttgcatgGGCGAGTGAATTTttcacttaataatattatgacacaggtaatcatagtaaaatattatgatgatatttaCATCACGAAACTGtttgtcaaaaattacttatttgagttgcattttttgtatacattaaattatattatattaaacatacctTACATGTACacctattacattttatatagaatatctGTTCAGTGAACCATTAATACGATTAACATCCtcaattaattagtataatattatatacatatatacatttgtgCAATACTGCAATGaatgtatgtaattattaataaagcgAAAATAGAgcgaatgattaaaaatatttaacttaaaacttaCGTAGTACTTAGGAACAAAGCGTAAATTATGTGTGTTCTtttaagtgtattattatattatatgaatcttCAATGAATTCAACATGTATAATTTGTGTGTAGTTAACTAGTGATAACGATGGTTATTGAATTGTTTTGTAATGATAGCATTCCTGTAGACTGTGAAACGATTTTATGGACTGATTAAAATAtgctgatatattatttaaatattattcaaatttattgagGCTGTAAAATGTTGTGTTATttacgtaatttattattttatactcatgtctcatataatataatattatacgaaacactgatttatttttataagaatgaacaattattttagtcaattaaatacttatataatatgatgataacTATCATAACATTCATAACTGTTGTAAAACAAAAGGGGGAATGATATaactttcaaaaaaatcacatgTTACCTGTAAAGTTACAAGgtcacttaaaataataactactatAGACAATTTGTACAAgtttacttacatttttcaaatctgTCATTACAAACCCTAGGAGTCGcactgataataaataattatttatccacTAACTTTATTTTAGACGATgggtgataaataaataaaattagtttgatTAATTAGAcgcacaaaataaatttataaaataatattacattgtaatttaaacttaaaataattatacttgaaatatGTTCAGTTCATAGAGATAAAATTCATTAAGTCTgacttttaataacattaaccagattaatattagtgaaattgtgattacatttaatacaataatacataatataaagttaattatacttatttaacttCTGATCACAATAAtgaacttgaaaaatattagtatatttgatttaaaacaacACATCAACACATATAAACACACTACAAagcttttttaccaaaatattatttgtatattagttataaaagtttataaccATCAATAAGGGtagaaagataatatttaaattttaaatggtttttgacGGTAAATATGCTAAGTTAATTAATTGGGTTGggtaatatttgaatagtaggtatatttgacAAGACTTCTAgtgatttgattaaattatttgtatttattgaaattatgttgtattattagattttaaacagaataatgaatataatttttataatttattttttataaatttgatgttatttatgtttatgtctaatggtttttaatttttattgcagaattaattatttaatctttaatattgaatgtggtttttggaaataatcaaaaatataaattatttacaaattacgttttttttttttaaaaaacattagaatttttaaacaaaattttataaacaaataagtatAAGTTGTTCtaactgtaattaaataaataaaactttcttCAGTTTAAAGTCACATTAACTTTTTATGAGCATTCAAAGTTCAATATTTGacgaaaatgtataatattcaaaccaTATTTAGctagtttttgtaatttaaaaaatattaatcgtgaAAAATATCTTCTGCAATGAATCTGAttgaatgattaaaataataatacaatatacctacaattatattggtgtataaaataatcattaacaatataatttgtatacaacacAATCTGTTAATGAATTTCATTATACACGCTTATTGTTGATATTCTATTTATCCcgcaaattgtaaaaaaataatattttaaattacctattatttaatttaaaatcttctattattaattacaatatattattcagtaatacaataaacttGAATATGTTCATAATGTctctaaaataatgtattattaatgacaGTACAATCTCTTATCAGCCTCATTCAACTATAATCTAATTTGTAACTttaaagcaaaaataaataatgtgattaaaaaatgattttgagaatataactgaaaaaaaaaatgaatgtcaattatggtattattaaagcatttatgttttatttttaaacgtttttaaaaatatctataaaaaaatgattgaaataaattttaaaacattatgtcATTTGAAACTCTTCATTGCCTGAAAGTTgtgtataaaatcatattttcagtCTGAtagctttaataaataaaaatcattatactgTGCagccattaaaataaaaatgttttaggtctacctacttaaatgcaaaaaatatgGGAAAGTACATTCTACACATTCACGAAACTGTGAATGAtatcatatcatttttaagatttgtaTTCGTTTCATACTTATCGATTtgatttctatttaatatattattagacaataacaacattttttatgttgatttctttttttaaaattattttgatattacaatattatattattacaatttacttatctttagaatataatttattttattttaaaacgtaatactacgtattgttttttaattttattgaaaatataatttttccggattaatgttaatttttttgtcatatatTGGTTTGGTACATGAATACAATTTCCTATGTAAAaggtcataatttttatttttaatgaccaAATTTAACGCGATTTTCCTTGTTATTAATATCCAgtgaactataatataagactTCCACATTAGTCTTAttaatggttataaattaGGTAGTATCAGCTATCAAGTTTCTCTCAAGTGGTTAGTGTAGTCATTTAACGCACTGTAGTATTGTGTTCTTCGTTTCCTTCTTCATTCGTGGTTGGTCATTAGTTGCatctaaacaataattgtcTGCAGTGgtctattgtattatattttgcaatgacttgctattttgttgttttcaaTGAGATTTTTCgatcaaaatctattttaaatagattctcaactttttcaaaaatcaaaacacaTATAAATTCTTTGATTCATTTTCATCAATACATTTACGTTGCATTATTCTTCATAAACTTTAAgtgattttatggtttttttcggTGTATTGTAcaactgaattttttttagatttttcgattatttttttacctatatgTTTTCTTTAGCTTTAGCACCTTAATTACAAGATGACTTTCTTCTCAATACGTGttaactacaatataattatgttttattaattttccaaaCTCATCAAATACACTAATACAATGTGTGTAGgttcataatatacttaaaaagataatattttaataatactctaaatatttttaaaatatatctttgcGTAaacttaaattcataatatacggaaaagtttaaagttcaaatattgtgattttgacgaatttcgtcctaaatgttttaatttaaaatgcatattataaaatgtgactACACagcctatgtatttttaataattttatattgatttaaaaacaacgCAAGTAGGATTTTATTTAtcgacattaaaaaaaacaacttcaaatttttataactagtcAAAAAAGTGTCTAAATATTTAGCATATTATACCTtatgtagaaaatataaacataaaagtttgttaaaaatttcaagtatctataGCTAggacattatttgtttttgaattataacaataaaacaaaaatcgtttgagaaatcgttattatacGGGTGAATATCCCATGTCGTAAAAACTTCAAATggccataaaaatgtaatgaaacaTTCCGGTAGACTTTTTATTTCTGTTGTTGGTAAAGAAACTAATgaggaatattatattaaatttttaaattttaaatagaaaaatctaaaattgtctatgaatttctaactacaaaatggataatttgaaaatttacaagattttatagattatatcaaaattctaaattttgaattattataaattctaaaaaacgtttataataaatgttgtaactataaatttccgatattttttaactggTAATAAATGAACAACTTATTAGAAACCTCTTGATAAAATGTccaactatttttattgagttataattttattatcagcatttaaagttcaatatTTCAAAGTCAGTTTATAAATCTAATAGCTCTATaagaatcaaattattataaaatgctaatttgagtattgtataatactattcatT includes the following:
- the LOC113554806 gene encoding testis-specific serine/threonine-protein kinase 1-like, which gives rise to MIVTSDTSFLRRHNLTVWKKIGEGAFAKVYLVKFGNPEDENTMTIATKVINKNRVSAKFAEKFLPRELDMLVKLKHPYIVQVYSILQNGYKVFINMEYAANGDLFTYLQNKTLEEPQIRSWFMQILYAFMYMHRMGVVHRDLKCENILLTHNYNVRIADFGFARFVDRGRNPGADTPCGTITYSSPELLSGKQPYNPVLVDVWAIGVVLFVMANNAEPFRDKNKIEMHKKQMAKKYSFRRSNMRSRRLKDLIATFLEPNCNKRTRLKDALQHPWIKEGYIQMPEDVVAANNSNRPILSSNPVISLKSLKVPGFRYQLTEYVKTDSIINEGFAALKKK